Proteins encoded in a region of the Rhizobium etli CFN 42 genome:
- a CDS encoding BKACE family enzyme, translated as MPLAMNRDVFITCAVTGAGDTVSRSSHVPITPKQIADSAIDAAKAGAAVVHCHVRDPETGAASRRNDLYREVTDRIRSADIDVVLNLTAGMGGDLIFGDVESPLPLNVKGTDMAGASERVSHIAECLPEICTLDCGTMNFNLGDYVMTNTPAMLRAMAKKMTDLGVRPEIEAFDTGHLWFAKQLAEEGLIEDPVLIQLCMGIPWGAPDDLNTFMAMVNNVPQSWTFSAFSIGRNAMAYPAAAVLAGGNVRVGLEDNLFIGKGQLATNAQLVEKAVQVVEGMGARIIGPEDVRKKLKLTKR; from the coding sequence ATGCCTCTTGCGATGAACCGCGATGTTTTCATCACCTGCGCCGTCACCGGCGCCGGCGATACGGTTTCCAGATCCAGCCACGTTCCCATTACTCCCAAGCAGATCGCGGATTCCGCGATCGACGCCGCCAAGGCTGGAGCGGCCGTTGTTCATTGCCATGTCCGCGATCCGGAAACGGGGGCCGCCAGCCGCCGCAACGACCTCTATAGAGAGGTCACCGACCGCATCCGTTCGGCCGATATCGACGTCGTCCTCAATCTCACCGCCGGCATGGGCGGGGACCTGATCTTCGGGGATGTCGAAAGCCCCCTTCCCCTCAACGTGAAAGGCACCGACATGGCGGGCGCCAGCGAGCGCGTCAGTCATATCGCCGAATGCCTGCCGGAAATCTGCACGCTCGATTGCGGCACGATGAACTTCAATCTCGGCGACTATGTCATGACCAATACGCCGGCCATGCTGCGGGCGATGGCCAAGAAGATGACGGATCTCGGCGTGCGGCCGGAGATCGAGGCTTTCGACACCGGCCATCTCTGGTTCGCCAAGCAGCTTGCCGAAGAGGGGCTGATCGAAGATCCGGTGCTGATCCAGCTCTGCATGGGTATTCCGTGGGGCGCGCCCGACGACCTCAACACCTTCATGGCGATGGTCAACAACGTGCCTCAGAGCTGGACCTTCTCGGCTTTTTCGATCGGCCGCAACGCCATGGCCTATCCGGCGGCCGCGGTTCTCGCCGGCGGCAACGTGCGCGTCGGCCTGGAAGACAATCTCTTTATCGGCAAGGGGCAGCTCGCCACAAATGCGCAGCTCGTCGAAAAGGCCGTGCAGGTGGTCGAAGGCATGGGCGCGCGCATCATCGGGCCGGAGGATGTGCGCAAGAAGCTGAAGCTGACGAAGCGCTGA
- a CDS encoding acyl-CoA dehydrogenase family protein, whose amino-acid sequence MDFGLSEEQEMIVETVRAFVETEIYPHENEVERTGIVPPELGREIQRKCIDLGFYACNFPEEIGGAGLDHVTFTLVERELGRGSLGLTVFFGRPSGILMACEGEQRERYLLPAVRGEKIDALAITEPGAGSDMRGMKCAARRSGGDFVLDGTKHFISHADVADFVIVFAATGEEETPKGIKKKITAFLVDRGTPGFEILKGYDSVSHRGYHNCTLSFTDCRIPEAQVLGEVHRGFDIANRWLYGTRLTVAATCVGRARRVFEMALPYAAERKQFGRPIGANQGVSFKLADMITEIDAADWLTLAAAWQVDAGLAADRQIASAKLYASEMLARVTDEAIQIYGGMGLMDDLPLARFWRDARVERIWDGTSEIQRHIISRDLLRPLGA is encoded by the coding sequence ATGGATTTTGGTCTCAGCGAAGAACAGGAAATGATCGTCGAGACGGTCCGCGCTTTCGTCGAAACCGAGATCTATCCGCATGAGAACGAGGTCGAGCGGACCGGCATCGTGCCACCGGAACTCGGGCGCGAGATTCAGCGCAAATGCATCGATCTCGGCTTTTACGCCTGCAATTTCCCGGAGGAGATCGGCGGCGCCGGCCTCGACCATGTCACCTTCACGCTGGTGGAGCGCGAGCTCGGGCGCGGCTCGCTCGGCCTGACGGTCTTCTTCGGCCGGCCCTCCGGCATCCTTATGGCCTGCGAGGGCGAGCAGCGCGAGCGCTATTTGCTGCCGGCGGTGCGCGGCGAGAAGATTGATGCGCTTGCCATTACCGAGCCGGGTGCCGGTTCCGATATGCGCGGCATGAAATGTGCTGCCCGCCGCAGCGGCGGCGATTTCGTCCTCGACGGCACGAAACATTTCATCTCGCACGCCGACGTCGCCGATTTCGTCATCGTCTTCGCCGCCACCGGCGAGGAGGAAACGCCGAAAGGCATCAAGAAGAAGATCACCGCCTTCCTCGTTGATCGCGGGACGCCGGGGTTCGAGATCCTGAAGGGCTACGATTCGGTTTCGCATCGCGGCTACCACAATTGCACCCTCAGCTTTACCGATTGCCGGATCCCTGAAGCCCAAGTGCTGGGCGAGGTGCATCGCGGCTTCGATATCGCCAATCGATGGCTTTACGGCACCCGGCTGACGGTTGCCGCCACCTGCGTCGGCCGGGCCCGGCGCGTCTTCGAGATGGCACTTCCCTATGCCGCCGAACGCAAGCAGTTCGGCAGGCCGATCGGCGCCAATCAGGGCGTTTCGTTCAAGCTCGCAGATATGATCACCGAGATTGACGCGGCCGACTGGCTGACGCTTGCCGCCGCCTGGCAGGTCGATGCCGGTCTTGCAGCCGACCGCCAGATCGCCTCGGCCAAGCTCTACGCCTCCGAAATGCTGGCCCGGGTCACTGACGAGGCGATCCAAATCTATGGTGGCATGGGTCTGATGGATGACCTGCCGCTCGCCCGCTTCTGGCGCGATGCGCGCGTCGAGCGCATCTGGGACGGCACCTCGGAAATCCAGCGGCATATCATCAGCCGCGATCTGCTTCGGCCCCTGGGAGCGTGA
- a CDS encoding carnitine 3-dehydrogenase: MTKISKAACIGGGVIGGGWIARFLLAGIDVDVFDPHPEAGRIVGEIIANAEKAYAMLTGAPLPPRGKLTFCETLAEAVADADWIQESVPERLDLKRGVLTEIDAAARPEALIGSSTSGLLPTDLQRNMTHPERLFVAHPYNPVYLLPLVEIVGGEKTSAGTIRAAIERLAPIGMKGVHIAKEIEAFVGDRLLEALWREALWLIHDDICTVETLDDVIRYSFGLRWAQMGLFQTYRIAGGEAGMRHFLAQFGPCLAWPWTKLTDVVDLDDALIEKIGRQSDEQAAGLSIRALERIRDENLVGILQALKGGDNGKGWGAGKLLKDFEQTLWARGGDAAASADPSKPLRLVETKVSPAWVDYNGHMTEHRYLQVFGDTSDALLRLIGVDLAYVEAGHSYYTVESHIRHLGEAKLGQAIHSACQILTADEKRLHVFHTLRDTATGAVIATAEQMLLHVDSKEGKAVAAPAAVLDRVKAIAAAHAELALPEGAGRHVGQRR, encoded by the coding sequence ATGACGAAGATCAGCAAGGCGGCCTGTATCGGCGGCGGCGTCATCGGCGGCGGATGGATCGCCCGTTTCCTGCTCGCCGGTATCGACGTCGACGTGTTCGACCCGCATCCGGAAGCAGGCCGCATCGTCGGCGAGATCATCGCCAATGCGGAAAAAGCGTATGCAATGCTGACCGGCGCGCCCTTGCCGCCGCGCGGCAAGCTGACCTTCTGCGAGACGCTCGCGGAAGCCGTTGCCGATGCCGACTGGATTCAGGAAAGCGTACCGGAACGGCTCGACCTCAAGCGCGGCGTCCTGACCGAGATCGATGCCGCCGCGCGCCCGGAGGCGCTGATCGGCTCGTCCACCTCGGGCCTGCTGCCGACCGATCTGCAGCGCAACATGACGCATCCCGAACGCCTCTTCGTCGCCCACCCCTATAATCCCGTCTATCTGCTGCCGCTCGTCGAAATCGTCGGCGGCGAGAAGACCTCGGCGGGGACGATTCGGGCGGCGATCGAAAGACTGGCGCCGATCGGCATGAAGGGTGTTCACATCGCTAAGGAGATCGAAGCCTTCGTCGGCGACCGGCTGCTCGAAGCGCTCTGGCGCGAGGCGTTGTGGCTCATCCATGACGACATCTGCACGGTCGAGACGCTCGACGACGTGATTCGTTATTCCTTCGGCCTGCGCTGGGCGCAGATGGGCCTGTTCCAGACCTACCGCATTGCCGGCGGCGAGGCCGGCATGCGTCACTTCCTCGCCCAGTTCGGCCCCTGCCTCGCCTGGCCCTGGACCAAGCTCACCGATGTCGTCGATCTCGACGACGCCCTGATCGAAAAGATTGGCCGGCAATCCGATGAGCAGGCCGCCGGCCTCTCAATCCGCGCGCTCGAACGCATCCGCGACGAAAATCTCGTCGGCATCCTCCAGGCCCTCAAGGGCGGTGATAACGGCAAAGGTTGGGGTGCCGGTAAGCTGCTGAAGGATTTCGAACAAACCCTCTGGGCGCGAGGCGGTGATGCGGCCGCTTCTGCCGATCCGTCGAAGCCGCTACGGCTGGTCGAAACCAAGGTGAGCCCCGCCTGGGTCGACTACAACGGCCACATGACCGAGCACCGTTATCTCCAGGTATTCGGTGATACATCCGATGCGCTGCTGCGCCTTATCGGCGTCGACCTTGCCTATGTCGAGGCGGGGCACAGCTATTACACAGTGGAAAGCCATATCCGCCATCTCGGCGAGGCGAAGCTCGGCCAGGCGATCCATTCGGCCTGCCAGATCCTGACCGCCGACGAGAAGCGGCTGCATGTCTTCCACACATTGCGCGACACGGCGACGGGCGCGGTCATCGCAACCGCCGAGCAGATGCTGCTGCATGTCGACAGCAAGGAGGGCAAGGCAGTGGCGGCGCCCGCCGCGGTGCTCGACAGGGTGAAGGCGATTGCCGCGGCCCATGCGGAACTGGCGCTGCCCGAAGGCGCCGGCCGTCACGTTGGCCAGAGGCGGTAG